The Comamonas piscis region TCTGAACGAGGGGGACTTTGCGATCCAGGCGCTGCGCGTGCCGGGCACGAGCCTGACGCAATCGCTCGAGATGCAGATGCAGATCGAGCGCGCACTGAAGGACCAGGTGCCTGAGATCGAGCGGGTGTTTGCCCGCACCGGCACGGCCGAGATTGCCTCGGACCCCATGCCGCCCAATATCTCGGACGGCTACATCATGCTCAAGCCGCGTGCGCAGTGGCCCGATCCCAAGCGCAGCCGCGAGGACCTGCTGGCCCAGGTGCAAGAGGTGGTTGAAGCGATACCGGGTAGCAACTACGAGTTCTCGCAACCGATCCAGCTGCGCTTTAACGAGCTGATATCGGGCGTGCGCAGCGATGTAGCGGTGAAGGTGTTTGGCGACGATATGCAGGTGCTGGAGCGCACCGCACAATCGATTGCTGCCATGCTGCAGAAGGTGCAAGGCGCGTCCGAAGTGAAGGTGGAGCAGACCACCGGCCTGCCGATGCTGACAGTGCAGGTGGATCGCGAAAAGGCATCGCGCTATGGCCTGAACATGGGCGATGTGCAGCAGACCATTGCCACGGCGGTGGGCGGCCAGGAGGCCGGCACGGTGTTTGAAGGCGACCGGCGCTTTGACATCCAGGTGCGCCTGCCCGAGTCGGTGCGCAGCGACCTGGCCGCACTGGAGCGCCTGCCGATTGCACTGCCGCCGCAAGAAGGCAGCCGCCAGGGCTTTGTGCCCTTGTCGGCCCTGGCCAGCTTTACACTATCGCCCGGGCCCAACCAGGTCAGCCGCGAGGATGGCAAGCGCCGCATTGTGGTGAGCGCCAACGTGCGCGGCCGCGATATCGGCTCCTTTGTGCAAGAGGCGCAGCAGGGCCTGAGCGCCATGTCCATTCCCAGTGGCTACTGGACGCGCTGGGGCGGCACCTTTGAGAACCTGCAATCGGCCCAGCAACGGCTGCAGATTGTGGTGCCCGTCGCCCTGCTGCTGGTGTTCACCTTGCTGTTTGCGATGTTCAACAACGTGCGCGATGGCCTGATCGTCTTTACCGGAATCCCGTTTGCGCTGACCGGCGGCATTCTGGCGCTGTGGTTGCGCGATATTCCGCTGTCGATCTCGGCAGCGATTGGCTTCATCGCCCTGTCTGGCGTGGCCGTGCTGAATGGCTTGGTGATGATCTCGTCGATCCGCGCGCTGCGCGAGGGCGGCATGGCCGTGCCCGATGCCGTGCAAACGGGTGCCCTGTCGCGCCTGCGCCCCGTGCTGATGACGGCCCTGGTGGCATCACTGGGCTTTGTGCCGATGGCCATTGCGACCGGCACGGGTGCCGAGGTGCAGCGGCCGCTGGCCACTGTGGTGATTGGCGGCATTTTGTCGTCCACGATGTTGACCCTGCTGGTGCTGCCGCTGTTGTACCGCCTGGTGCATCGGCGCGATCTCTCAGAAGACGAGCTGGATGACAAAGAGGGCGTTGAAAAGCCCGCTGCGCACCCGGCCTGAGCCGCTCTAGCTCAGTGACAGCAAAGCCATGGCCTAACCCGCCATGGCTTTGTTGTATCTGCCATTTAAGCGGCCCGCGCATTGCAGCAATGTCATCTTGCTGTGGGGCTTTGGTCAGCGTGTTTTTTCAACAATGGAGCAGTCTCGAATGCAGTCGCAGCGAGAGTATTTTCACCCTCATGAAAGGCATTGCAACCATGCAAAAAGCACGCACCTCCACCCTGTTGTCCCTGACTTTTGCAGCCATGTCGCTGGGCATGTTGAACAGCGCATCGGCCAACACGACCGTGCACTCGGCCCCAACGGAAAAGGGCTACGAGCTCTACCCCGCGCATGCCCAGCCCGGAAAGAGCCGCGCGCAGGTGCAGGCCGAAACGTCCGAGGCGCTGCAAAAGCGCGGCCCCAACGCCTTGCGCAGCAGCAACTACCCTCCTATGCCCGATACCTCGGGATCGTCCAAGACGCGCCAGCAAGTCATTGATGAATATGCCCGCGAGACGCCGGCGGAGCGAAAGGCTCGCTTGCAAATGTTCCGTGGCTAAGCGCTGCAGTGATCCAGAAGGTGGCGCCAGGTGCCACCTTTTTTTCGCTATTCGATCTCCAACGGCCTAACGTCTAGCGCCTAGCGCACATGCAGGTGCTGCTTGACCGGCGGCTCCACTGGCGCCTCGGCCAGGCCGGCCAGAATGCCGCAGTGCTCTACATCCTCGCTGCCCCGGCAGCGGTCGCGCAGGGCGATCAGCTGCGCCTCCAGACCGCGCAGCTCCTGGATGCGCAGCGCTACATGGCCAATATGCGCTTCGAGCAGCTTGTCGACGGTTTCAGCGCAGTCCTGGGCAGGTTCATCTTTGTAGCGCAGCAGCTCACGCACTTCGTCGAGCGACATCTGCAGCCCCCGACAGTTGCGGATGAACTGCAGCCGCTCCAGGTGTTGCGCTTCATACACGCGGTAGTTGCTGGCGGTGCGGGTAGGGTGTGGCAACAGCCCTTCGCGCTCGTAGTAGCGGATGGTCTCCACAGGCGTGGCGGAGGCGGTAGCGAGTTCACCGATTTTCATGGCATTGCCCTCATGGTCTTCAGGGAGTCTAGCGATGCAGGCTTGACATTGTAGTTACTACAGGGTTTCTAATCGATGCAACAGGGGAAACACGCTTTATGACCCAGAAGAATTCAACACCCGATACCGCCCATTCCGACACCGCGCACCGCCATGCGGATGGCCCTGCATCGGCATCTTGCTGCGCTGGCAAAGACCACCCAGCCGCCGCCGTGGCCGCCAAGGGGCATGGCCACAGTCATGACCACGGCCATAGCCACGACAAAGATCACGACAAAGATCACGACCACAGCCATGGTCACGACCACGCGCATTCGCATTCCCATGCTCCCGCAGCAACGGCGGCTGCAGCGCATGCGCATAGCGACTGCTGCACCCCCGATCTGGGCCCTTCCGCCCAGGCCAGCTCGGCCTTGAAGGCCGATGGGGGGGCTTTGCTGTTGCGCATCCCCGCGATGGACTGCCCCGTGGAAGAGGGCCAGATTCGCCAGATCCTCGAAGGCGCGGCGGGCGTCAAGCTGCTGCAGTTTGACCTGCCTGCCCGCACCCTGCGGGTGGAGGCCGACCCGCAGGAATGGGCGGCGGTGACGGGGAAGATCCAGGCAGCAGGCTTTAGCACCGAGACACTGTCCGCACCCCCGTCCGCTGCCGATGTGCAGAAGGCACAACGCCGTGAGCTGTTCCGCCTGATTGCAGCCTTGGTCGTGGCAGCCACGGCCGAGCTGCTGCACCTGCTGACGCCCGAGACCTCGGTCTGGCGCATGGTGGGCATGGCAGTCGCTGCGGTAGCCATTGCGCTGTCGGGCCTGGGCGTTTTCAAGAAAGGCCTGTCGGCCCTGCTGCGCGGCCAGCTGGGCATCAATGCGCTGATGAGCGTCGCGGTGATCGGCGCCTTTGTGATTGGCCAGTGGCCCGAGGCGGCCATGGTGATGGCGCTGTACTCGCTGGCCGAGTTGATCGAGGCCCGCTCGGTAGACCGCGCACGCAATGCGATTGCCCAGCTGCTGGCGCTGTCGCCCCCGCAGATTGAGGCCAAGCAGGCCGATGGCAGCTGGCAGATGCAGGATGCCAAAACGGTGGCAGTGGGCACCCTGGCACGGGTCAAGCCCGGCGAGCGCTTTGCACTGGATGGCGAGGTGACCAGCGGCCAAAGCGCGGTGGACCAGTCCTCCGTCACCGGCGAGAGCATTCCGGTCGACAAAGCGCCGGGCGATGCTGTGTTTGCCGGCACCATCAACCAAAGTGGCTCGCTGGAATTCAAGGTCACCAAGCGGTCGACCGATACCGTGCTGGCGCGCATCATCCACGCGGTGGAAGAGGCGCAAGGCCAGCGCGCGCCCACGCAGCGCTTTGTAGACCGCTTTGCCCGCATCTACACCCCCGCCGTCTTTGTGTTGGCCGTCGCCGTGGCCGTGCTGCCCCCGTTGATGCTGGGCTGGCCTTGGCTGACCGCTATCTACAAGGCCCTGGTGCTGCTGGTCATTGCCTGCCCTTGTGCGCTGGTCATCTCCACACCGGTGACCGTTGTCAGCGGCCTGTCTGCAGCCGCCCGCCGAGGCATTTTGGTCAAAGGTGGTGCCTATCTGGAAGAGGCGCGCAAGCTGCGCGTGGTGGCCCTTGACAAAACCGGCACCATCACTGCCGGCACCCCCCAGCTGGTGCAGACCCGCATGCTGTCGAACGGCACCGATGCCCAGCAGATCGAGCGCATCGCCAAAAGCCTGGCTGCGCGCTCGGACCACCCGGTATCCAAGGCGGTCGCCACCGGTATCGATGGCGAAGCGCTGGAAGTAGATAACTTTGCTGCCGAGCTGGGCCGTGGCGTCAAAGGCGATATCGCCGGCCAGAGCTATGTGCTGGGCAACCACCGCTGGATCCATGAGCGCGGCCAGTGCTCGGCCGAGGTGGAGGCGCTGATGCTGGCGATGGAGGAACAGGGGCAGACCGTCTCGGTGCTGGCCAGCGCGCAAGGCGTGCTGGGCCTGTTTGCGGTGGCCGATACCACCAAGGAATCGAGCAAACAGGCGATTGCCGAGCTGAAGGCCTTGGGCATCCGCACGGTGATGCTGACGGGCGACAACGAAGCCACCGCCCGCGCCATTGCTGCGCAAGTTGGCATCGACGAGGTCAAGGCCAACCTGCTGCCCGAGGACAAGCTCCAGGTCATCAACGGCCTGGTGGCCCAGCAGCCCACCGGCATGGTGGGCGACGGCGTCAACGATTCCCCCAGCCTGGCCGCTGCTTCCATCGGCTTCTCCATGGGCGGCGCCGGCACCGACATCGCCAAGGAAGCCGCCGACATCCTCATCATGAACGACGACCTGCGCCGTGTGCCCGAGACCGTGCTGCTGTCCAAACGCACCTATGCCATCCTGTGGCAAAACATCATCTTCGCGCTCGGCATCAAAGTGGTGTTCTTTGCGCTGGCGGTGTTTGGCAATGCCTCCATGTGGATGGCGGTGTTTGCGGATATGGGGGCGAGTTTGTTGGTGGTGTTCAATGGGCTGCGGTTGCTGCGGGGTGGGGGCAAGGCATAGGCCTGGCCCTTTGCACAGGTCTTCGGCGCCGCTTGCCTTGGGTGGCGTCCAAGACAGCCATCACATCGCCGAGCGATCCACCTCCCGCAGCCTGCATTCAGTCAGCAGCGGAAGCTAGACCTCGGCGATGTGCTTGTGGGTGCGGATAGCGCCACATCCGGCCTGTGCATCGCACAGGCCGGTTTGCGTATCAACTACCCAGGCGGGCCACCACGAGATCGAGCAGCGCACGCAGCCGTGCCTGCCTGCGCAGATCACGGTGGTAGCCCACCCAGGTGTCGCGCCCTGGCGGCGTTTCTCCGAGATCGAGCAGTCGCACGCTAGCCAGCGCATCGCCCAGCGGGCGGGGGAGCACGGCGATGCCGGCACCCAACGCGCACATCCGCGCCTGCACATCGCGGTTGTTGCTGCGGGACACGATCTGGGCGTTTGGCAGCATCTTCTTCAGCCAAAGGGCATCGGGCATACCGCCGAAGGCGGTGTCCATGGTGATCAGCGAAGCGCCGGAGCCATCGCCGGCCTGCGGTGCCTCAAGCGCGGCGTGCAGGTAGACGCCGTAGTCAATGTGCATGAGCTTGCGTGAGATGACCTCGGGCTCGTCAAAGGGCTGAATGCGAAACACCATGTCGGCCTCGCGCCGGGGCAGGCTGAAATGGGTGGCGCTGGTCAGCAACTCGACAATGACGCGCGGCTGCAGCTGTGCAAATTCAGCCAGCACCGGGGCCAGAACATGCGCACCAAACCAGTCGGAGGACGAGAGCCGGAGCATGCCTTCGAGAAGGCCGTCGCGCCCGGAGAGCTTGCGCTCCAGCCCATGCACCTCTTCTTCCATGCGCTCGGCATGCGCGAGCACGGCCATGCCTTCGTCGGTCAGCACAAAGCCGTCTCGGGTGCGCTGGAACAGCGTCTGCCCCAACGCCTGCTCCAGGGCCTGGAGCCGCCGGCCCATGGTGGGCTGGCTCTGGCCGCTGCTGCGTGCGGCAGCACCCAGCGTGCCGGTGCGGGCGATTGCGAGGAACACGCGCAGGTCGCTCCATTCCATCTGCATGTTGGGCCCTTCAAAAATGAATGAGTAGACGTCAGTATTGTCTATTTTCAAACGTTTGAGTAGGTCCAACAATGGCGTATCTCTTATCCCCAAGGAAACTTGTATGGCCCCCTCTCTCTCCATGACCGCCGCGATGCTCGATACCCACGGCGGCGCCTTTCGCATGGTCTCCATGGCGCGTCCGCAGCCCGGCGCGGGGCAGGTGCTGGTACGCATCCACGCCAGCGCGATCAACCCGCTCGACACCAAGATCCATGCGGGTGAGGCGCCCCATGCGCGCCACCCGCTGCCTGCTGTGCTGGGTATTGACCTGGCTGGCACCGTGGCTGCCGTGGGCGCGGGGGTGACAGACTTTGCGGTGGGCGAGCGCGTGTTTGGCATGGCGGGCGGTGTCGCTGGCTTGCAAGGCTCACTGGCCGAGTACACGGCGGTCGACGCCGCCTTGCTTGCGCCCATTCCTGAGCAGCTGTCAATGCGCGAGGCTGCTGCACTGCCGCTGATCTTCATTACCGCCTGGGAAGGCTTGGTCGACCGTGCCCGTGTGCGCGCCGGACAGAAGGTGCTGGTGCATGGCGGCGCTGGTGGCGTGGGGCATATCGCCATCCAGATTGCCCGGGCCCGGGGCGCGGACGTCTTCGCGACGGGCACCGCCGAGCAGCGCGGCTTTATCGAAAGCCTGGGCGCCACTGCCATCGACTACCGCGCGCAGACCGTGGACGCTTATGTGGCACAGCACACGGCGGGACGGGGTTTCGATATCGTCTATGACACGGTGGGCGGCGCGACGCTGGATGCGTCTTTCCAAGCCGTGCGCCGCTTTGGCCATGTGGTGAGCTGCCTGGGCTGGGGCACCCATGCGCTGGCGCCGCTGTCTTTTCGCGCTGCTACCTATTCAGGCGTATTCACCCTGCTGCCCATGCTGACCGGCGAAGGCGGCGAGCACCACGGCGAGATCCTGCGCGAGGCCGCAGGCATGGCACGCGCAGGCCAGCTCGTTGCCCAGCTGGACCCCCGGCACTTTGTTGTCGACTCGGTGTGCGAGGCCTATCGGGTGCTCAAGGCCGGTACGGCACAGGGCAAGCTGGTGGTGGACATGCTGCAGGGCGCTTGAACGGTACGGGCCAGGTCCTGCGCCCTTTGCCCTGCGCTTTGAAAGCCTGGCGCCGGTATAACGGCTACCAGCGAGCGATTAGCTCGCTGGAACCGCGCCGCCATGGAGGCGCTGATCGCTGGCCTTAATAGGCGCCCATATAGTCGCGCTTGCCAACCTCCACACCGTTGTGGCGCAGGATGGCATAGGCGGTGGTCACATGGAAGAAGAACTGTGGCAGACCATAGTGCAGCAGATAGGCATTGGCGCTCAGCTTCTTTTCCTTGGGCGTGCCGGGGCGCAGAACGATTTCGCGGCTTTCGCTGAGATCAAATTGCGAGGCTGGGAAGGATTCGAGATGGGCCAGCGCCTTGGCGATCAAGGCTTGCAGGTCGGCGAAGCTGGTCTCCGTGTCGGGCCAGGATGGCACTTCGGCACCGGCCAGGCGGGAGGCGATGCCCTTGGAGAAGTCCGAGGCGATCTGCACCTGGCGGACGAGCGGAAACATGTCGGGAAACAGCCGCGCTTGCAGCAGCGCATTGGGGTCAATATTTTTTTGTGTCGCGTGGTCCTCGGCCTTCTTCAGCACATCGGACAGGGCACGCAACATCTGCTGCAAGACGGGAATGGAGGCGGTGTACAGCGGGCTGGTCATAGAGGGTTCACTTTTTAGAAATGGCACGATGGCCGAGGTGGGGCTGGCAGAGGTTCTGCGGGCTATGGAAGGCTAACAGCAAAAGGACGAAGCATCCTGCATGGTGCCGTTACAGGCTTGCTGGTCGCACGTTGCGGGCATGGAAATACGGCGGGGAATGCAGCGGGTCCTTCGCTTTCCGCGAAATGGCCGCTGCGCTTATCAGCCACCAAACCGCTTCAACACCAACGACGCATTCACCCCACCAAACCCAAACCCATTAAGCATGGCGTGCTCCATCGCATGCGCCCGCGCACTGCCGCGAATCAAATCCAAACCATCGGCCAAGGGGTCCGGGTTGTCCAGATTAAGCACAGGCGGCGCCATCTGGTCGCGCAAGGCCAATACGCTAAAGATCGCAGCGGCCCCGCCGGCGGCGCCCAGCATATGGCCCAGGGCCGATTTGGTGGCGGTGATGGAGGGGCCCGTGCCGGCGCCAAACACCTGGCGGATGGCGGCCAGCTCGCCCCGATCACCCACCGGTGTGGAGGTGGCATGGGCATTCAGATGCTGGATATCGCCTGGTTGGAGCTGCGCCTGGCGCAGGGCGGCGCGCATTGAGCGGGCAGCGCCCGATCCGTCCTCGGGGCCGGAGGTGACATGGTAGGCATCGGCCGAGGTGCCATAACCGATGACTTCGGCCAGCGGTGTGGCGCCGCGCGCCAGCGCATGGTCCAAAGCCTCCAGCACCAGAAGGCCTGCGCCTTCGGCCATCACAAAGCCTTCGCGCGCCATGTCAAAAGGTCGGGACACCTGGCCCGGATGGCCCTCGCCGCCGGTGGCGACGGCCTTGGCTGCTGCAAAGCTACCCAGGGCCACGCGGTCAATGGTGGCTTCGCTGCCGCCGCACAGCGCCATGTCTGCCTCGTTGCTGCGAATCAAGCGTGCCGCATCGCCAATCGCCTGGATGCTGGCGGCGCAGGCGGTAACCGGCGCGCCCAGCGGGCCCTTGAGTTGGTGGCGGATGGAGACCTGCCCGGCGGCCAGATTGGCCAGAAAGGCCGGCACGGTGAAGGGCGAGAGGCGCTGCGGCCCTTTGCCGTCGGTGGTGCGTACTGCGTCGGTAATGGTGCTGAAGCCGCCTACCCCAGAACCAATGATGGTGGCGGCGCGCTCCAACTGCTCGGCGCTGGCTTCGCTCCACTGCGCATGCGCCAGCGCCTGGTCTGCGGCGCCCAGCGCAAAGGCAATAAAGCGGTCCATGCGGCGCAGCTCTTTGGCGGCGATGATGGCCTCGGCGCTCCAGCCGGCTTGCGGGTCTTCTTGCAAACTGGGGACGCGGCCAGCGACCGTGACGCCGGTGCCTTCACCAACCTCGGCGGCCAGCGCACGCACGCCCGACTGGCCCGCCAGCAAGCGCTGCCAGGCCAGCTCCACATTGCAACCCAGCGGTGACACCAGGCCCAGCCCGGTGATGACGACACGACGATCCATATGGCAGCTTTCGCGGATGGGCGCCATCGTGGTAAAACGAGCGTCCAGCCTTATTTATGATGATCGTCATCATAAATGAGTTTTGATGATGGGTATCATCTAACGCATGAAAGTCAGCAAAGCACAAGCCGCCGAAAACCGCGAAGGCATCGTGGATGCCGCTGCGCGCCTCTACCGAGAAAAAGGCCTGGAGGGCGTGGGCGTGGCCGAGATCACGCGTGATGCGGGCC contains the following coding sequences:
- a CDS encoding DUF4148 domain-containing protein; the protein is MQKARTSTLLSLTFAAMSLGMLNSASANTTVHSAPTEKGYELYPAHAQPGKSRAQVQAETSEALQKRGPNALRSSNYPPMPDTSGSSKTRQQVIDEYARETPAERKARLQMFRG
- a CDS encoding DUF1993 domain-containing protein, which encodes MTSPLYTASIPVLQQMLRALSDVLKKAEDHATQKNIDPNALLQARLFPDMFPLVRQVQIASDFSKGIASRLAGAEVPSWPDTETSFADLQALIAKALAHLESFPASQFDLSESREIVLRPGTPKEKKLSANAYLLHYGLPQFFFHVTTAYAILRHNGVEVGKRDYMGAY
- a CDS encoding LysR family transcriptional regulator, with protein sequence MEWSDLRVFLAIARTGTLGAAARSSGQSQPTMGRRLQALEQALGQTLFQRTRDGFVLTDEGMAVLAHAERMEEEVHGLERKLSGRDGLLEGMLRLSSSDWFGAHVLAPVLAEFAQLQPRVIVELLTSATHFSLPRREADMVFRIQPFDEPEVISRKLMHIDYGVYLHAALEAPQAGDGSGASLITMDTAFGGMPDALWLKKMLPNAQIVSRSNNRDVQARMCALGAGIAVLPRPLGDALASVRLLDLGETPPGRDTWVGYHRDLRRQARLRALLDLVVARLGS
- a CDS encoding heavy metal translocating P-type ATPase, coding for MTQKNSTPDTAHSDTAHRHADGPASASCCAGKDHPAAAVAAKGHGHSHDHGHSHDKDHDKDHDHSHGHDHAHSHSHAPAATAAAAHAHSDCCTPDLGPSAQASSALKADGGALLLRIPAMDCPVEEGQIRQILEGAAGVKLLQFDLPARTLRVEADPQEWAAVTGKIQAAGFSTETLSAPPSAADVQKAQRRELFRLIAALVVAATAELLHLLTPETSVWRMVGMAVAAVAIALSGLGVFKKGLSALLRGQLGINALMSVAVIGAFVIGQWPEAAMVMALYSLAELIEARSVDRARNAIAQLLALSPPQIEAKQADGSWQMQDAKTVAVGTLARVKPGERFALDGEVTSGQSAVDQSSVTGESIPVDKAPGDAVFAGTINQSGSLEFKVTKRSTDTVLARIIHAVEEAQGQRAPTQRFVDRFARIYTPAVFVLAVAVAVLPPLMLGWPWLTAIYKALVLLVIACPCALVISTPVTVVSGLSAAARRGILVKGGAYLEEARKLRVVALDKTGTITAGTPQLVQTRMLSNGTDAQQIERIAKSLAARSDHPVSKAVATGIDGEALEVDNFAAELGRGVKGDIAGQSYVLGNHRWIHERGQCSAEVEALMLAMEEQGQTVSVLASAQGVLGLFAVADTTKESSKQAIAELKALGIRTVMLTGDNEATARAIAAQVGIDEVKANLLPEDKLQVINGLVAQQPTGMVGDGVNDSPSLAAASIGFSMGGAGTDIAKEAADILIMNDDLRRVPETVLLSKRTYAILWQNIIFALGIKVVFFALAVFGNASMWMAVFADMGASLLVVFNGLRLLRGGGKA
- a CDS encoding zinc-dependent alcohol dehydrogenase family protein, encoding MAPSLSMTAAMLDTHGGAFRMVSMARPQPGAGQVLVRIHASAINPLDTKIHAGEAPHARHPLPAVLGIDLAGTVAAVGAGVTDFAVGERVFGMAGGVAGLQGSLAEYTAVDAALLAPIPEQLSMREAAALPLIFITAWEGLVDRARVRAGQKVLVHGGAGGVGHIAIQIARARGADVFATGTAEQRGFIESLGATAIDYRAQTVDAYVAQHTAGRGFDIVYDTVGGATLDASFQAVRRFGHVVSCLGWGTHALAPLSFRAATYSGVFTLLPMLTGEGGEHHGEILREAAGMARAGQLVAQLDPRHFVVDSVCEAYRVLKAGTAQGKLVVDMLQGA
- the cadR gene encoding Cd(II)/Pb(II)-responsive transcriptional regulator, whose protein sequence is MKIGELATASATPVETIRYYEREGLLPHPTRTASNYRVYEAQHLERLQFIRNCRGLQMSLDEVRELLRYKDEPAQDCAETVDKLLEAHIGHVALRIQELRGLEAQLIALRDRCRGSEDVEHCGILAGLAEAPVEPPVKQHLHVR
- a CDS encoding beta-ketoacyl-[acyl-carrier-protein] synthase II, with translation MDRRVVITGLGLVSPLGCNVELAWQRLLAGQSGVRALAAEVGEGTGVTVAGRVPSLQEDPQAGWSAEAIIAAKELRRMDRFIAFALGAADQALAHAQWSEASAEQLERAATIIGSGVGGFSTITDAVRTTDGKGPQRLSPFTVPAFLANLAAGQVSIRHQLKGPLGAPVTACAASIQAIGDAARLIRSNEADMALCGGSEATIDRVALGSFAAAKAVATGGEGHPGQVSRPFDMAREGFVMAEGAGLLVLEALDHALARGATPLAEVIGYGTSADAYHVTSGPEDGSGAARSMRAALRQAQLQPGDIQHLNAHATSTPVGDRGELAAIRQVFGAGTGPSITATKSALGHMLGAAGGAAAIFSVLALRDQMAPPVLNLDNPDPLADGLDLIRGSARAHAMEHAMLNGFGFGGVNASLVLKRFGG